One Xyrauchen texanus isolate HMW12.3.18 chromosome 44, RBS_HiC_50CHRs, whole genome shotgun sequence DNA segment encodes these proteins:
- the LOC127636612 gene encoding alpha-2B adrenergic receptor-like, whose amino-acid sequence MTMKPSPKSWTNLNSSIKICNHTIPGCPPYSPEVTATFATAMTLIMLFTIFGNILVIIGVLTCRSLRGPQNLFLVSLAAADILVATLIIPFSLANELMGYWYFSSLWCEIILALDVLFCTSSIMHLCAISLDRYLSISRPVQYASQRTPRKIKGAIVVVWLIAAVISFPPLVSMKKTQKDEPKNGTYPECKLNEEAWYILYSSIGSFFAPCIIMILVYVRVYQIAKKHTRCPPGEPRKDVVVANPQVIQEKVLQNGKEQESVAQANAPNLAVRSSVLLASRSQMPTSQPSLPPLESSQQIKHSQRNKDNNNDDSSSSGSDVDVVGGHNANGTSSNVGALEPGHQTSSVTQTYKDMIATTQGSQLTSSNMKPVGTPNTRRKAMIVREKRFTFVLAVVIGGFVICWFPFFFSYSLQAICPEACKLPVPLFKFFFWIGYCNSALNPLIYTIFNRDFRKAFKTILSKRCKDCSL is encoded by the coding sequence ATGACCATGAAGCCGTCTCCAAAGAGTTGGACAAATCTCAATTCTAGCATTAAAATATGCAACCATACTATCCCAGGGTGTCCTCCTTACTCCCCCGAAGTCACCGCTACATTTGCCACTGCCATGACACTCATAATGCTCTTCACCATCTTCGGGAACATCTTGGTGATCATTGGCGTCTTGACATGCCGTTCTCTGCGAGGACCTCAAAACCTCTTCCTGGTCTCCCTGGCTGCAGCTGATATCCTGGTGGCcaccctcattatcccattttcCCTGGCCAACGAGCTGATGGGCTACTGGTACTTCAGTTCGCTTTGGTGCGAGATCATCTTGGCTTTGGATGTGCTCTTCTGCACATCGTCCATCATGCACCTGTGCGCCATCAGCTTGGACCGCTACCTGTCCATCTCGCGGCCGGTGCAGTATGCCTCCCAACGCACACCTCGCAAGATCAAAGGAGCCATTGTGGTAGTGTGGCTCATCGCTGCAGTCATTTCTTTCCCCCCGTTGGTCTCTATGAAAAAGACCCAAAAGGATGAGCCAAAGAATGGAACCTACCCAGAGTGCAAACTCAATGAAGAGGCATGGTACATCCTCTACTCCTCCATTGGGTCGTTCTTCGCCCCTTGCATCATCATGATCTTGGTGTACGTTCGAGTCTATCAGATTGCCAAGAAGCACACTCGATGTCCTCCAGGGGAGCCCAGGAAGGATGTCGTAGTTGCCAACCCACAGGTTATCCAAGAAAAGGTGCTGCAGAATGGCAAAGAGCAAGAAAGTGTGGCCCAAGCAAATGCCCCAAATCTGGCTGTCCGATCCTCTGTCCTGCTGGCCTCCAGAAGTCAAATGCCCACAAGCCAGCCTTCGCTGCCTCCCCTTGAGAGTAGTCAACAGATAAAACACTCACAGAGAAACAAGGACAACAACAACGATGACAGTTCAAGCTCTGGCTCAGATGTAGACGTGGTGGGGGGACATAATGCCAATGGGACATCCTCTAATGTGGGAGCGCTGGAGCCAGGACACCAAACTTCCTCAGTGACTCAAACTTACAAGGACATGATCGCTACAACACAGGGCAGCCAATTGACATCTTCTAACATGAAACCAGTAGGAACTCCTAACACCAGGAGAAAGGCCATGATTGTTCGGGAGAAACGTTTCACCTTTGTTCTCGCAGTTGTTATCGGAGGATTTGTCATCTGTTGGTTTCCGTTCTTCTTCAGCTACAGTTTGCAGGCCATATGTCCAGAAGCTTGTAAACTGCCAGTACCACTTTTTAAATTCTTCTTCTGGATTGGCTACTGCAACAGCGCTCTAAACCCGCTCATCTATACCATCTTTAACAGGGACTTCCGAAAAGCTTTCAAAACGATTTTGAGTAAAAGATGTAAGGATTGTTCTTTGTAA